A portion of the Sandaracinobacteroides saxicola genome contains these proteins:
- the pspC gene encoding envelope stress response membrane protein PspC — protein MAYRRTGFYLDKRNAKFMGVCSGIADYTGFDALWVRVGLVLVTIMGGGPFTIIAYLVIGWMASDKPHGAYVNDDIDPEDRQFWQKTRASAGRGIREVRSSFRDIDRRLRDIEIGYTSGSSRLSNEIEALRSK, from the coding sequence ATGGCCTACCGCCGCACTGGTTTCTACCTCGACAAACGCAACGCCAAGTTCATGGGCGTCTGCTCGGGGATTGCCGACTACACCGGTTTCGACGCCCTGTGGGTGCGCGTCGGCCTTGTCCTCGTTACCATCATGGGGGGCGGGCCGTTCACCATCATCGCCTATCTGGTGATCGGCTGGATGGCCAGCGACAAGCCACACGGCGCCTATGTCAACGACGACATCGATCCCGAGGACCGGCAGTTCTGGCAGAAGACCCGCGCGTCCGCCGGCCGCGGCATCCGCGAGGTGCGCAGCAGCTTCCGCGACATCGACCGCCGCCTGCGCGACATCGAGATCGGCTACACCAGCGGCAGCAGCCGCCTGTCGAACGAGATCGAGGCGCTGCGCTCCAAGTGA
- the pspB gene encoding envelope stress response membrane protein PspB, whose protein sequence is MSIPEALIPLSAILLLFIGLPWLIFHYITKWKQAKGLTVQDEDLLDELHDLARRLDDRLTSIERIIAADREDKITPIRKGQ, encoded by the coding sequence ATGAGCATCCCCGAGGCGCTCATCCCGCTCAGCGCGATCCTGCTGCTCTTCATCGGCCTGCCCTGGCTGATCTTCCACTACATCACGAAATGGAAGCAGGCCAAAGGGTTGACCGTGCAGGACGAGGATCTGCTCGACGAACTCCACGATCTCGCGCGCCGGCTCGATGACCGTTTGACCAGCATCGAACGCATCATCGCCGCCGACCGCGAAGACAAGATCACCCCCATTCGCAAAGGACAGTAA
- the pspA gene encoding phage shock protein PspA, giving the protein MGIFSRTRDIIHANVNDLLDKAEDPAKTIRLVIMEMEETLVEVRASAARTIADQKEMRRTIAKLGQAQASWGEKAELALSKDREDLATAALMEKQKLADAAAQMVAEIDALDEQLAAHEEDIGKLEAKLREARARQNGLLARLETAQNRARMRAMTKGPRIDEAFARFELMERRVDMAEGRAEAYDLAPRAKTLDEQINELKANDSVAAELAALKARMGKTDA; this is encoded by the coding sequence ATGGGTATCTTCTCCCGCACGCGAGACATCATCCACGCCAACGTCAACGACCTGTTGGACAAGGCCGAAGACCCGGCCAAGACCATCCGCCTCGTCATCATGGAGATGGAGGAGACGCTGGTCGAAGTCCGCGCGTCCGCCGCCCGCACCATCGCCGACCAGAAGGAAATGCGCCGCACCATCGCCAAACTCGGCCAGGCGCAGGCGAGCTGGGGCGAGAAGGCCGAACTGGCGCTGTCGAAGGACCGCGAGGATCTGGCCACCGCCGCGCTGATGGAAAAGCAGAAGCTCGCCGACGCCGCCGCGCAGATGGTCGCCGAGATCGACGCGCTCGACGAGCAGCTGGCCGCGCACGAGGAGGACATCGGCAAGCTGGAGGCGAAGCTGCGCGAGGCACGCGCCCGCCAGAACGGCCTGCTCGCCCGCCTGGAAACCGCGCAGAACCGCGCCCGCATGCGGGCCATGACCAAGGGCCCGCGCATCGACGAAGCCTTTGCCCGCTTCGAGCTGATGGAGCGCCGCGTCGACATGGCCGAGGGCCGCGCCGAAGCCTATGACCTCGCCCCGCGCGCCAAGACGCTGGACGAGCAGATCAACGAGCTGAAGGCAAACGACAGCGTCGCCGCCGAACTCGCCGCCCTGAAGGCCCGCATGGGCAAGACGGACGCCTGA